In the Gorilla gorilla gorilla isolate KB3781 chromosome 1, NHGRI_mGorGor1-v2.1_pri, whole genome shotgun sequence genome, TGAACGGACTTCTTGGACAAGCCTGTCCACCATTCAGAAAATAGCCCTGGGCCTTGGGATCCCAGCCAGTGCAACAGTTGCCTATATCCTATACCGCAGGTATAGGGAAAGCAGAGGTACGTGAACCCTATGACTGTGTGTGTGAAAATGTTCAGACATGCTCCTGCCTTGTTAAATTGAAAAAAACTCTTTCCTTGCCAGgtattgtgtgtgttttgttttggggttttttgtggggtttttttgagacagggtctcactctgtcacctagcctggcgtacagtggcacaatcttggctcactgtagtgtcgacctcctgggctcaagcaatcctcccacctcagcctccaagtagctgggaccacaggcctgtattttttgtagagatggggttttgccatgttgcccaggctggtcttgaactcctgagctcaagcaacccacctgcctcggcctcccagagtgctaggattacaggcatgtgcctccatgcctgACCCAGGTATTTTAATTGACTTTCTGTGAGGAATCTTTGACTAAAATtatttagtcttttcttttttctttgagacagagtctcactctgtcgcccacactggagtgcagtggagcaatctcggctcactgcaacctctgcctcccgagttcaagcagttctcctgcctcagccaccctagtagctgggattacaggcgtgtgccaccactcctggctaatgtttgtatttttagtagagacggggtttcaccaccagggtggctgacctcaagtgatccacctgcctcggcctcccaaagtgctgagattacaggcgtgagccactgcacctggcctagtctTTGCTATGTTCTTACATAGCAAAGTAAGCTAGTCTATGAAATGAACTCATTTTATAACTCCATTGATGTGCTTTCTTCAGCAACATCAACACAGCAAAgagttcttttttaatttctgtactcatcttttttatatattccttTTCTCTAATTAGTTGTTAGTAGAAGGCACTTACCTCAAAGGCTGGATCTAGAGAATAGGACCTAGAGAAATGACTTATGTACCTATCAGTCAGGAGAAGTTCTGAGCCTAATGGACCCCTCAGGTAACTTTTGGCCTTCATTCTTCTCCAATAGTCATGTCTTGGGAGAAGTAGTTTGCCCAAACCCCAGCACCTCTTTATTGCAGAATCTGCTTTTCCCATTTTAGCATCTGAAACAGTGTCCCAGAGAAAATGCCCATCTCTGATCCTTTGGGACCTTCTAATTCCCATTCAGATGCCACTTGTTGTTATGGTTGAGATCCTCACTTTATCTCTTGGATCAGTGTCTCTTTGACAGCCAGATTCTGGGGAGGACTGGTAGTTATAATAGCTTTGGGTGTTATCTAAGTCTGATCTGATGAACAATGATCTGTGCAGAAGAGCGGCTGACATTTGTTGGGGAAGATGACATTGAGGTAGAGATGCGGGTTCCCCAGGAGGCTGTGAAACTCATCATTGGCCGGCAAGGAGCCAATATTAAACAGGTAAGTGTGTGAGTAGGCAGTCTGCTTTCCCAAGGATTGATTCTGTTTATTGATTTCTTGTTTCCTTCCACTGACCCCATATCACAAAACATTCacatgctctgtgtgtgtgtgtgtgtgtgtgtgtgtgtatgtgtgtgtgtatatataaaaaaaatatatatatatatatatatttttttttttgagatggagtttcgctcttgttgtccaggctggagtgcaatggcatgatctcggctcactgcaacatctgcctcctgggttcaagtgattctcctgcctcagcctcccgaatagctgggattacaggcacccgccaccacgcccagtgaatttttggtatttttagtagagacgaggtttcgtcatgttggccaggctgatctcgaactcctgacctcaggtgatccgcctgcctcggcctcccagagtgctgggattacaggtgtgagccactgggcccagccactatgtatatttttaaaagaacaaatagagGAACTTTTTAGCTAACTAAACTTTTTAGCTACTTCCCTTCTAGAGAAGAGTACTTCTCCCTAGAGAAAGGATGACTTAGCTTGAAATATGGGTTTTTGACTGGGTGATTGTCAGCATGGTATAACTtgaattatcctttttttttttttttttttttttttgaaacagagtctggctctgtcacccaggctggaatgcagtggcgtgatcttggctcactgcaagctccacctcccatgttcacaccattctcctgcctcagcctcccaagtagctgggactacaggtgcctgccaccactcccagctaattttttgtattttttgtagagacagggtttcaccatgttagccagggtgatctcgatctcctgacctcgtgatccacccaccttggcttcccaaagtgctgggattagaggcgtgagccaccgcgcctggtcaaaTTATCCTTTTCTACTATGGAATTAATGAACTCTCATTAATTGACAGTAAATATTGAATGGCTACCTGGTTTTTCTTACCATCTTCCATTCTTCAGCTGAAAtgtcaagaaaacaaaatatttgattcTCTAATCCAAATAAAATTAGTAAGGGGAAAGGATTCTAAACACAAAGATAAATGGGTTTGAATTCACTGCTATTTGGGGTTACATTTGTTACTAATCTCCTTCCATAAAGTGAGGACTGGTTGTATAGATAGTAACTGAGGTTGTATATAAAGTAACCGAGGACTGGTTGTATAGATAGTATTAGCTGATTCCTTTGGCTAATTCTATCTACCTCCAGGGTTTGTTTTAGAGTGTCTGTAGCTGGGCTCAAATGGGAGCTCTTCCAGAATGTACTGCCAGATGTCCTTTTCTTTGCAGCTGCGGAAACAGACAGGTGCTCGGATTGATGTGGACACAGAGGATGTAGGCGATGAGCGAGTGCTGCTTATCAGTGGTTTTCCTGTTCAGGTGTGCAAGGCCAAAGCAGCAATCCATCAGATCCTGACAGAGAATACCCCAGTGTCTGAGCAGCTTTCAGTTCCCCAGAGATCTGTGGGCAGAATCATAGGTACCACTGGATGGCTTCCTCTattgtttcctttattctttACCTTTGCCCCTCTTTCACACCTTCCCAGGGTTTTTTCTGGCCTAGTTCCCCTTCACCatgtgaggggaaaaaaagggacATTGAGACCAGAGGTTTACTGTTTGTAGAACTGGTGGTAAAACCAAACCTGTTTCCTCAAGAAGTTGTATGATCTGAACCTTACAAATTGATTCTTTAAGGGTTCTAGTAGGTGTATTATATTTACcttataattgatttttaaagggAAGCTTGGGATGCTCATGTTATCTCAAGTCTTTCAAGACAGTGCTCTAGAGGGTACCTTTTATGCTTTCCCCTAGAGCATTGCTTAGTGCTGCTGTTAGAGGCAGAGAAATGTCCTGTCCTTGATCCGGTGTTCTGACACACTATGTAGCGTATCTTCTTGTGACCTGATATGGCCATGCTGAGTGgtcaaaatgaaaatgacatgaaGTTAGCCAAAGTGTAGAGtttaaataaaatgggaaaaggaaagaatatgGTATTCTCCTTTTCACAGTAATGATTTCAGTAGCTCCTGATTTCCATTCAACATCTTGTATTTTGTTCACTTTAGAAATGAGAACTGATTCTCTTCTCCTAGTATATACAAAACAGTGATTTCTCCAGTAGCTAAGGTTGGCCAGGAGGGAAGGGCaggtttttatatattgtttaatgTAGGGAGAGGCGGCGAGACAATTCGTTCTATCTGTAAGGCCTCTGGAGCCAAAATTACCTGTGACAAAGAATCAGAAGGGACATTACTACTATCAAGACTTATAAAAATCTCAGGAACACAGAAGGAAGTGGCAGCAGCCAAGGCAAGTAGCTAATAGACTTGAATTATACCTGAGCATGAGAAGATCTTTTTACTCTATCCCAGGTCAGAATATCATCCTTTCTCTTGTTTTCCACAGCATTTGATACTGGAGAAAGTTTCAGAAGATGAAGAACTTCGGAAGAGAATTGCTCATTCTGCAGAAACCAGGGTCCCACGCAAACAGCCAATCAGTGTGAGAAGAGAAGACGTGACAGAGCCAGGTGGAGCTGGAGAGCCAGCTTTATGGAAAAACACCAGTTCTAGCATGGAGCCGACTGCACCCCTGGTGACTCCTCCACCCAAAGGAGGAGGCGACATGGCTGTGGTAGTGTCAAAGGAAGGTTCCTGGGAGAAACCTAGTGATGACAGCTTTCAGAAGTCTGGAGCCCAGGCCATCCCAGAGATGTCCATGTTTGAAAGTATGTAACAAAGAGGGAGCCCATTAatctttgaagatagaaatacTGGCTTAGATATTGGAGAGATTAGAAGGAATGCTTTCTCAGTCTGAGCAGCCAGTATAATATGGCTGGGGTCAGGACAGAAGATTCGGTAAGATATTTTGAAGATGGGATGGAGGTAGAATCCACACCAACAGTTGCTGGACAGTTTGAGGATGCAGATGTTGATCACTGAAAATGATTTATGCAGGTATAAGATTCTGCTCCTAATTGTAGGAGAGAACTTGGTGACTCTTCCA is a window encoding:
- the TDRKH gene encoding tudor and KH domain-containing protein isoform X2; amino-acid sequence: MSTERTSWTSLSTIQKIALGLGIPASATVAYILYRRYRESREERLTFVGEDDIEVEMRVPQEAVKLIIGRQGANIKQLRKQTGARIDVDTEDVGDERVLLISGFPVQVCKAKAAIHQILTENTPVSEQLSVPQRSVGRIIGRGGETIRSICKASGAKITCDKESEGTLLLSRLIKISGTQKEVAAAKHLILEKVSEDEELRKRIAHSAETRVPRKQPISVRREDVTEPGGAGEPALWKNTSSSMEPTAPLVTPPPKGGGDMAVVVSKEGSWEKPSDDSFQKSGAQAIPEMSMFEIPSPDFSFHADEYLEVYVSASEHPNHFWIQIVGSRSLQLDKLVNEMTQHYENSVPEDLTVHVGDIVAAPLPTNGSWYRARVLGTLENGNLDLYFVDFGDNGDCPLKDLRALRSDFLSLPFQAIECSLARIAPSGDQWEEEALDEFDRLTHCADWKPLVAKISSYVQTGISTWPKIYLYDTSNGKKLDIGLELVHKGYAIELPEDIEENRAVPDMLKDMATETDASLSTLLTETKKSSGEITHTLSCLSLSEAASMSGDDNLEDDYLL